The region CAATGATTTTGGTCCCATTGGGATCTGCCATATCAATTTTATTCTGGCCTTCTAATGCCGGGTTAACGGCATGAAAAACACTCATACCGGTATCATCATACATATAAAAATAACCCGCTTCACCGAAGCGAATATCACGTAATGCCGCTTTAAAATCACCTTGGCTGCCTAAAGATTGCTGATATTCAATCACAGTTTGGGCAATTTCTATTGCCTCTTTCATTTGATTATTACGCTCTTCAATTAATTCAGTTCTAAAGTGAGAAATATTGTCTTCCATTGAACTGGTTTCATTAATATAAAAAATCGTCAGTAAGACCCCTAAAATAAAAATCAAAGGGAGCAACGATAGCGCTAATAACTTATTTCTCAGAGACAATTTAGACATTGATACACCCTTAGGGTTATTGTTATAAAAATATTATAGTTATTAAGTTGTAGTTAAGAAGTTTTATTGCTAATTTTTTATTCTTTAACTGACACAGATCAAACTCTATGAAATAACTCGATCGACGACCATATCTCTTTAGAGCTAGTCTTAGACAGGATCTGTAAATCTGTAACAATTAGCGCAGATTCTAGCTAGCGTAATAGGAGGTATAACAGAGGGGGAATGGGATAGAACGATGATATTTGTAGCTAAGTACAGTCTAGTCATGCCCAACAAAAGACAAAAAAGGCAACACTGTTGCCTTTTGAATACATGTTATTTTCAGCACAATAAGTGAATACAAGCCTAGAACACTGCCAATAAAGCACCTGTAGCAGCGAAACCTGCCACTAAGATAACAATATTCGGCTTGAATATTTTTAATAAACTAAAACCTAAAAAGACCAATGCCATATCGCTCGGTTCAACCACTGCAGAGGTAAACACAGGATTATAAAGCGCAGCCAATAGCAACCCCACAACCGCGGCATTTACACCCGCAATCGCGCCTGAAATAGCAGGTCGCTCACTGAGAGCATGCCAACTTTTTAATCCCACCAGCATTAATAAAAATCCTGGGACAAAAATAGCAAAGGTAGCAACCAGTGCGCCTAGTAGCGGATTCTCTAACCACAAGTCAGCTCCTAAAAAAGTGGCTAAAGTAAACATTGGCCCCGGAACGGCTTGTGCTAAAGCGTAGCCCGTTAAGAATCTATCAGGACTTACCATTTCACCGACGTTGGCTTCGAGTAATGGCAATACCACATGACCGCCACCAAAAACCAAACTACCCACCTGAAAGAACTGAGCAAAAATCTGACCTAATGTGCCAGTTTGATTTATAAAATAAAATGTCGACAAAATACCAATAATAAAGAGCGCTAACCAACCGTAATTTAACTTTATAGGCTGGTTATCTGGTGTGATATTTTCACCTCTTGTTAGGAACACGACACCAAGAATTGCAGCCACGAGTAACACCATAATCTGTGTCAGCATTGCAGGAAACAATATTAAACAAACAGCTGTAGTCACCATCATCATACGTGCGGTTTTACGCTGACAAAACTGGCTAAACATGCCCAATGTTGCATCTGCGACAACAACAACAGCAAGTAATTTTAAGCCGTGGATCATGCCAACAACAGCATCCGCCTCAAGCCACTGCGCACTAGTAACGGCTAATAAGAAAAGTAAGATAAAGGAAGGTAGCGTGAATCCAACAAAAGCCGCAATAGCACCAGCTAGCCCACCTCGATGATAACCAATAGCAAAACCAACTTGGCTAGAACCAGGCCCTGGCATAAATTGGCTAAGAGCAACAAAACTGCCATAGCGCTTGTCATCAAGCCAGTTAAGATCATTAACAAATGTCTGTCTGAAGTAACCGATGTGCGCCGCGGGGCCACCAAAACTGATAAAGCCCAATGCTAAAAAACGGGTAAAAATTTGCCACATAACATCTGTCCAACTTTGTGAAATATCATAGAGAACAGAAGCAAACACCCTGCCCAGATCTCAAAATAATGAATACCAATTAATGATTGATATTGTTTTAGTCATCTTAGATTATATGACAGTTTAGTTTAACTTTTATGACAGCGCCGCTGATTATGTCCCCAGCTTAATTGCTACAGTAAATGACTTAACACTTTCTCACTCAATAATTTTAACTGCCTTAATTCATCCACATTACCACCCACTTTGCAGCGCATCAGCTCAGGAATGTTACTGGCTTTATGTTTTAATGCTTGGCCTTCTGGTGTTAGATGCAACACCCTCACCCTTTCGTCTTCTTTACTGCGATCACGAATAACTAATTGTTTGATTTCGAGCCGTTTTAAAAGCGGTGTTAATGTGCCTGAATCGAGATGTAATTTCTCACCCAGGGTTTTCACACTAATACCTGACTCCTTCCAAAGCACCATCATCACCAAATACTGAGGATAGGTTAGCGATAACTCTTCAAGTAAAGGGCGATAAGCTCGTACCATGGCATTAGTTGCACTATAAAGCGCAAAGCACACTTGATTTTCTAATGCTAATGCCTCGAATTCTTCACTCATATTGATTCCTTAAACAAAATTAATATTCTATATTATTAAATGAGTCCCTTTGATGAAACTAAGAGACTGAGACAGCTTATCACATTTAAATTGCGCACAATCAAATAAACTAATGACTGAGTAAATGACCCAGCAAGCGGGTAATTAAATCGATACTGCAGATCGAATAATAGCTAAAGCTTTTCGCTTTCTTGCCGATATGAAACTAAGATAATTTTTATATCTTCGTTATTATAAAGTTTTGTATCATCAATTTTGTATCACAAGTAAGGGTAACGACACATGGCCATTTCAGTTAATGCACCATCTTCAATGCCGACGAATATCGATTCGGGTAATAGCCTAAAAATGGCAGTGATGGCTAAAGGTCAACAGGAAGTCGAAGGGCAAATGGCCTTAGATTTAATTGAAGCGGCACTGCCTCCGACTCAACCAGTAGGAAACTCAGGCCATAACATCAATACCACGGCTTAATTTCTGATTGAGTGGTTCTTACTATCCATTAAGAACCACTAATTTCACACAGCCTGGATTCAATCCCATAATTTTAAGCAACATCATTTTAAGCGCTGTAATCTAAAGCACCACAACCTAAAGCACCACAACCTAAAGCACCACAACCTAAAGTCACTTTATACAAAGCCCTTTCGTTGACAGAGTCTTAATGCAAAATCCCCTAACTCAAATCTCCTTAGCTCAAAATCCTTTAGCTCAAAGCTTTCTAATTCAAGCTTTCTAATTCAAGCTGTCTAAAAAAAGCACCTACATGTAAAAAGTACACTTCCTAAGATTAAATACGCTATGATTATTTCATATTATCTTACTTATAGGATATTCATCACATGCGTAGGTCATTGCTCATTTTTTTGCCTTTTCTCTTATTTAATTCATCGATTACTTCAGCTGCAATACAGGCACCGTCATTTAATTGCAAACTCGCTCAAGGACAAATCGAAGAGTTAATTTGTCAAAATAATCAGTTAACCATTCTCGACATACAACTTAACGATGTTTACCAGCAGTTAGCCAACAAAGTCGAAGCAGCCGAATTCGCACAGATAAAACCGATACAGCGAGGCTGGATAAAAGGACGCAATGACTGCTGGAAAGCTGAAGACATGACGGCATGCGTCACTGCAGCTTACTCTTCACGTATCACCGAACTTCAGATTGCCGCAGGCGTATTTGAAGTACCAGCTGCGATTCAATATCAATGTGGAGTGGCAGAAAATAATACCTTGACCAAAATTACTGCATATTTCTATAACGACACGGCGACACCTGCAGCTGTATTTACCATTAGTCCAAGCAATGACTACCTCAAAAGCACCAATATCGCTTTACTGAGCAGAACAGCTTCAGGCGCAAAGTACCAAGGGCAAAATTTCAGTTTATGGACTCATCAAAATGAAGCAACCTTAAGTCAATTTGACCAAGCGGATCTGAATTGTTCAGTTAGACCAGAATTAGAAAAATAAGATTAGCGAGAAGACTCAAAAAATTAAGCCGTTGATAATATATAACTCATTGAACATTAGCCTAGCTTAAACGAAGCTAAATTGTTTATTGCTAGGTTAAAAACTCTTCCAGCAGCCAAACCCTAACAATACACAATTGATAATAAAATTCAGACAATAAAAAACCATGCTAAGTAGCATGGTTTTTTTTGCAAATGATGCCTACATTAATATGGCATCCAGCCTAGTGACGCTTAGTTTAAAATGCGGCTTAGTTTAAAATCGTGTAGCCACGATTTGCCATACAATTACGCACTACCGTTTCTTTTTCAGCTTCATAATTAGCAGCATTAGCTCTTCTATCTCTAGAGCCACCTAATAAACCCACTGCAACACCGACGCCAGCACCGGTTTTAGCACCACTTGAACCACTGCCACCCGCTATAGCGGTACCCGCTGCACCGACTGCGGCGCCTTTCGCTGCACTGCTGACAACGCCACGAGAATCAGTATTCTTTTGCACTTGCTGCGACATTTCAGTGCACTGGTGCTCATCGTAAATAAAATCTTTGTCTTCTACGCCCGTTTTATCGTAAATGATATTTGCGCTTGCAGAAAATGCGAAAAACGAAAGCGATAATAGTAATAATTTTTTCATATATAGACCTCAAGCGGAAAGTGATAATCAACTAATAGACGTATCCTACCTCAAGCATAGTGTAAAAACGGAATATCGTATTTTACAAATGGAATAATGCTACTTTCTCATAAACAATTTCGAGCATAGCATCTGAGTTTTTAGCTTAGTTTACTGCTCTCATAGGTATGGCACATTTGTTGTGCTTGTTCTTCATCGTATTCACGTAAACCACTTAATACCAGTGTTTTGATACCAGAACCAATCACTTTACCATCATTTTTCAAGGCAAATTGTAGGGTTACATCCCCACGTTTACCGGCAATTTCCATGTGTTGTTCTACTAGCTCTAGACTCACATCAGTGAAATCAAATGTGTCTAAGTGAAAAGACATGCTTTCATAAATGACCAAGGGTCTAGTTGGGTTAATCATCATGCCGTATTCTTTCATCAATGGCACTAATACATGAATAAAGTTAAGGCCTGAAAAAGCCACATAGCTTTTTATGAATGCCGCTTTTTGTACATCACACTGACAGAGTTCACCTTCACGTTCGATATGAAGATACTCTTTACCTTTAGTGTCACAAATACTGAAATTATCCCCAGCTTGCTTATCTAGAGTCAGTTCAACACCGTCACCTACCATTCCTGCAAACTTGAACTTCATATTTTGGCTCAGGCCAAACTCGGTTAGCACCAAAGCAAATAACAGATCACCAGGAACACAAAAACGTTTGGCGCCAACATTATGAATAGGATTGAAGTCTTCAGCGACGTGTTTGGCAAAGTTGCTCGCTTGCAAAGCAGAAATAAACACACTCTCGTCTTGCTTAGCGTAATAAGGTGACAAAAACATATACATCCATTTTTATTAGTTTAAGACATCCATCTCTTATTTTGAGCTGGGCTTTTTAGTAAACCGAGTTTACAGCAAAAAAGCACGTAAACTCAGCCGATGACTTCATTAAACACATTTTATCGTGACGATAACCGCACATAAAAGCGTGATCTGGATCGCACTCATGTTAATCCAAATCGATTGAACAACACAATTGTTAATAAATCTAACTCAAATGTTGATTTTAAGATTCATTTAAGTACACTTCGCGATAATCAAATGCAAATGATAACAATTGCTATTTTCACTTTGTTTACAAATCGTCTTGGAGAATTACATGAGTCAGCGTAACAGCCTACGTATTAGCCTTTTAGCCACTGCTTTGTTAGCCACATTCTCAGCATCCGCTGCCGATAATGAATCAGAAACTAATGCGACCATGGAACAAATTTCAATTTTTGGCAGTGCTAATCCTGTTAATAATGTTCCTGGTAGTGCCCACGTTATTGGTGCGGTGGAAATTGAAAACTTCAAATACACTGACATCATGCGCACATTAGCTTCTGTTCCTGGTGTTTATCTTCAAGAAGAAGATGGTTACGGTTTACGCCCGAATATTGGTATGCGTGGAACAGGTCAGAATCGTTCTGAAAAAATTACCATCATGGAAGATGGCGTTTTAGCCGCTCCGGCACCTTATGCTTCTCCAGCTGCTTACTACTTCCCAACGTCAGGCAGAATGCAAACCGTTGAAATAATGAAAGGCGGTTCAACACTAAAATATGGCCCTCGTACTACTGGCGGTATTATCAATATGCTTTCTCGTCAAATCCCAGTTGAAGAATTGGCTGGCGGCATTGATGTTGCTGCAGGACAAGATGGATTTGCTAAAGTCCATGCCCATGCAGGCGGTCAAGGTGAGCGTGTTGGCGCAGTAGCAGAAATCTACAGTTATCAAGCTGATGGTTTCCGCGATATTAATGGTGTTGGTGGCGATACTGGTTTTGTTAAAAATGATGCCCTTGCTAAAATCAGCATTGATAGCGCTGAAGATGCACAATATCAGCAACGCGTTGAATTAAAGTTGAAGTACTCAGATGAAGTATCTAACGAAACCTACATGGGCTTAACTGAAGAAGATTATAACGCTTCACCTTATACTCGTTATTCAGCATCTCAAAAAGATGAAATGACCACTGATCATAAACAGATTCAGTTAAACCATATCATCGACTTTAACGATACCGTGTCACTTGCGACGACTGCTTATTACAATAATTTTGCCCGTAACTGGTACAAAACCTCAAAAGTAGATGGTAGTAGCTTAAGCAGTGGTGGTATTGAAGCCGCGGCAGCCTTTGATAACGATCCAACTTCAATGTCACCAATTGATGTACAAGTTAAAGCAAACAATCGTGAGTATTTATCCCAAGGTATTCAAACTGAACTGAACTGGTTACTTGGCGATCATGATTTAGCATTTGGTGCGCGTTACCATGAAGATGAAATGGATCGCTTCCAGTGGGTTGATACCTATGAGTTAGGTGCGAACCAAGTAATGTCATTAACAAATAGTGGCATACCTGGTACTGACTCAAACCGTATAGACAGTGCTGAAGCATTTGCTTTTTATGTACAAGATAAAATGACTTTTGGTGAGTTAGCCATTACGGCAGGTCTTCGTTATGAAGATGTCACCACTCAACGTCGTGATTGGGGTAAAACTAACGTCGGCCGTGAGGGTGCACCGGATAAAGATATCAGCAATAGTTTTGACGTAATTTTACCATCGG is a window of Shewanella donghaensis DNA encoding:
- a CDS encoding cytoplasmic protein; translation: MAISVNAPSSMPTNIDSGNSLKMAVMAKGQQEVEGQMALDLIEAALPPTQPVGNSGHNINTTA
- a CDS encoding TonB-dependent receptor family protein encodes the protein MSQRNSLRISLLATALLATFSASAADNESETNATMEQISIFGSANPVNNVPGSAHVIGAVEIENFKYTDIMRTLASVPGVYLQEEDGYGLRPNIGMRGTGQNRSEKITIMEDGVLAAPAPYASPAAYYFPTSGRMQTVEIMKGGSTLKYGPRTTGGIINMLSRQIPVEELAGGIDVAAGQDGFAKVHAHAGGQGERVGAVAEIYSYQADGFRDINGVGGDTGFVKNDALAKISIDSAEDAQYQQRVELKLKYSDEVSNETYMGLTEEDYNASPYTRYSASQKDEMTTDHKQIQLNHIIDFNDTVSLATTAYYNNFARNWYKTSKVDGSSLSSGGIEAAAAFDNDPTSMSPIDVQVKANNREYLSQGIQTELNWLLGDHDLAFGARYHEDEMDRFQWVDTYELGANQVMSLTNSGIPGTDSNRIDSAEAFAFYVQDKMTFGELAITAGLRYEDVTTQRRDWGKTNVGREGAPDKDISNSFDVILPSVAATYHVTDNLIVLAGVQQGFAPSAPGNDDGQEEESWNYEAGVRYNTGALNSEAIAFYSDYSNMHGNCTAAQGCDDDNIDNQYNAGEVEVSGVELSLGYEFYHTGDISFPVKMAYTYTNAEFQNDFSSDFESWGDVEKGYELPYLPESQFYLSAGVQAEAWQVTIAGRYTSDMRTKAGEASIPTDELIADKTVIDLSARYFINDASEVYLTVDNLFDETYMTTRIHGSIFAGKPQTATIGYNYKF
- a CDS encoding glycine zipper family protein translates to MKKLLLLSLSFFAFSASANIIYDKTGVEDKDFIYDEHQCTEMSQQVQKNTDSRGVVSSAAKGAAVGAAGTAIAGGSGSSGAKTGAGVGVAVGLLGGSRDRRANAANYEAEKETVVRNCMANRGYTILN
- the chrA gene encoding chromate efflux transporter, producing MWQIFTRFLALGFISFGGPAAHIGYFRQTFVNDLNWLDDKRYGSFVALSQFMPGPGSSQVGFAIGYHRGGLAGAIAAFVGFTLPSFILLFLLAVTSAQWLEADAVVGMIHGLKLLAVVVVADATLGMFSQFCQRKTARMMMVTTAVCLILFPAMLTQIMVLLVAAILGVVFLTRGENITPDNQPIKLNYGWLALFIIGILSTFYFINQTGTLGQIFAQFFQVGSLVFGGGHVVLPLLEANVGEMVSPDRFLTGYALAQAVPGPMFTLATFLGADLWLENPLLGALVATFAIFVPGFLLMLVGLKSWHALSERPAISGAIAGVNAAVVGLLLAALYNPVFTSAVVEPSDMALVFLGFSLLKIFKPNIVILVAGFAATGALLAVF
- a CDS encoding DUF3581 domain-containing protein; this translates as MFLSPYYAKQDESVFISALQASNFAKHVAEDFNPIHNVGAKRFCVPGDLLFALVLTEFGLSQNMKFKFAGMVGDGVELTLDKQAGDNFSICDTKGKEYLHIEREGELCQCDVQKAAFIKSYVAFSGLNFIHVLVPLMKEYGMMINPTRPLVIYESMSFHLDTFDFTDVSLELVEQHMEIAGKRGDVTLQFALKNDGKVIGSGIKTLVLSGLREYDEEQAQQMCHTYESSKLS
- a CDS encoding MliC family protein, which produces MRRSLLIFLPFLLFNSSITSAAIQAPSFNCKLAQGQIEELICQNNQLTILDIQLNDVYQQLANKVEAAEFAQIKPIQRGWIKGRNDCWKAEDMTACVTAAYSSRITELQIAAGVFEVPAAIQYQCGVAENNTLTKITAYFYNDTATPAAVFTISPSNDYLKSTNIALLSRTASGAKYQGQNFSLWTHQNEATLSQFDQADLNCSVRPELEK
- a CDS encoding MarR family winged helix-turn-helix transcriptional regulator translates to MSEEFEALALENQVCFALYSATNAMVRAYRPLLEELSLTYPQYLVMMVLWKESGISVKTLGEKLHLDSGTLTPLLKRLEIKQLVIRDRSKEDERVRVLHLTPEGQALKHKASNIPELMRCKVGGNVDELRQLKLLSEKVLSHLL